The DNA segment ACGCGGCCCTGATGGGCCGGGTGCGTCGCCGAGTCGGAGACCGGCGCGTCCTTGACCTGGTGAAGGCGTTCTTGAAGTCGGGCATCCTCAGCGAGGCTGGCCAGTCCAAGGACACCGATTCCGGCACTCCGCAGGGTGGGATCCTCTCGCCGCTGCTGGCCAACATCGCCCTGTCGGTTCTCGATGAGTTCATCGCGGCCGGTCCGGGCGGGCCGAACTCCACGCAAGGCCAGCGGGCCCGGCGACGTCGGCAGAATCTGCCCAACTACCGGCTCTTCCGGTATGCGGACGACTTTCTGATCGCCGTGACCGGGACACGCGAGCAGGCCGAAGACATGCGCACCCAGGTGGCGGAAGTACTCGCCCCGATGGGACTGCGTCTGTCGGTGGAGAAGACGGCCATCACCCATATCGACGAGGGGCTGGACTTCCTCGGGTGGCGCCTCCAGCGTCACCGCAAACGTGGGACCCAGAAGCACTACGTCTACCTCTACCCCTCCAAGAAGGCCCTCCAAGCCGTCAAGGAGAAGGTCAAGACGCTGTGCCGACAGGACACGAACCTGCCGCTGGCAGTCGTGCTGCACCATCTCAACCCGGTGTTGCGCGGCTGGACGGCGTACTTCCGGCACGGGGTGTCGTCCGCGACCTTCCAGTACCTGTCGGCCTTCACCTGGCGGCAGGTCTTCGGGTGGCTGCGGCGAAAGCACCGCCGGTCCAACTGGAAGAGTCTTCGCCGTCGTTACTGCGCGGGCCGATGGTGGCCTGCTGATGACGAGGTGGTCTTGTTCAGGTGCGCGAAGGTGCGAACCAACCGCTATTTGTATCGCGGGAACAAGATCCCCTCGCCCTGGCCCAGTGGGAGCACGACGGCCGCGGCCGTCTGAGAGGGCTTGTGGAGAGCCGGATGCCTGGAGAGCGGGCACGTCCGGTTCGGGAGGCGGCTCGGGGAAACCCGCTGGTGGAAACACCAGCAGGGCGCCCCGAGTCGACCTCACCAGCTCGCCGAGTGGGCCGGCCACGCCACCCCGGACGGCCTGCAGTACCTGCTCTCCCGCAGCCGCTGGGACGCCGACCGTGTCCGCGACGACCTCCAGCAGTACGTCGCCGACCAACTCGGCCATGAAGACGGTGTGTTGATTGTCGATGACACCGGCTTCGTCAAGAAGGGGATCACCTCCGCCGGAGTGCAGCGCCAATACTCCGGCACGGCCGGGCGGACCGAGAACTGCCAGATCGGCGTGTTCGCCGCCTATGCCACCAGTCGGGGACACGCCCTCGTCGACCGTGACCTCTATCTGCCCAGGTCCTGGACCGACGACCGCGACCGCTGCCGGGCCGCCCACATTCCCGACGACCGTGCCTTCGCCACTAAGAACGACCTCGCCCGCGACATGATCCGCCGGGCCCATGCCTCCCCACTCCGGTTCCGGTGGGTCACCGCGGACGCCGCCTACGGCCAGGACAGCCGCTTCCGCCGCTTCCTCGAAGACGACCTCAAGCTCCACTACGTCGTGGCCGTCCCCAAGTCCCAGCAGGTCCACGGCCCGCGCATCGAGGACCGCATCCGCCGCGAGGCCCCACCGGAGGCCTGGCAACGGTTGTCCGCCGGCCCCGGAGCGAAAGGTGAGCGCTCCTACGACTGGGCCGGCGCCCTCCTGCCCGTCGTTGAGGAACGCGACGGCGACAAGCCCACCCGCAGACGGTGGATGCTGGCCCGGCGCAGCATCAGCAAGCCCGACGAGATCGCCTATTTCCTGGCCAGCGCCCCGCTGGACGCCACGCTCGCCGACCTGGCCCGGATCGCCGGATGCCGCTGGAAGATCGAGGAATGTTTTCAGTCCGCGAAGAACGAATGCGGCCTCGACGAGTACGAGGTCCGCCGTTACACCGGCTGGTACCGGCACATCACCCTCGCCATGCTCGCCCACGCCTTCCTCGCCGCCATGGCCGCCCAGGAACGCGAAAAAGGGGCCCCGACGACGACACTCCCGACCTCGTGGACCTCACGCCGGCCGAGATCCGCCGTCTCCTGGCAGCTGAACCCCCGCACCGCCCCACACGCCGCGGCCACACCCTGAACTGGTCACGGTGGAGACGACGCCACCAGGCACGCGCCCGCCAGAGCCACTACGAACGACGCGGCTACCTATTAGCCGGGGCGCGGTGGCAAAGTCCGTCCCGCGCACCCGGCGTCCCCGCTACACTCCACGCCACCAGGCCGCTGACCAGCCCAGATACCGAACTACGGCTGGAGTACTAGCTGATCCGGTCCTCTTGAGCCGCCGCCAGCAGATCAGGCTGCTGGCCAAGGAGAGGAATGCGTCGTGGAGTTCGGGGCGGCGTTCCCAGCGGACGGCGAGGCGTTTGAACTGGTGGAGCAGGGCAAAGGTCTGCTCGACGACATAGCGAAGCTTGCCCAGGCCCTTGATGTTCGGGGCGCCCTTGCGGGAGATGACGGGCAGGGTCCGCCGGCGGCGCAGTTCCAGGCGCACGGCCTTCGAGTCGTATGCCTTGTCTCCGAGGACGGCCTCGGGGCGCCACCTGGGTCGGCCGGTCGTCCGGCGACGGGTGGGATGCCGTCGACCAGGTTGATGGTCTGTGTGATGTCGTTGGCGTTGGCCGCTGTGGTGATCACGTGTAACGGAGTGCCATTGCCGTCGCAGATCAGGTGGTGTTTGCTGCCTGTCTTCCGGCGATCGACCGGCGACGGACCGGTCGCGGCACCCCCTTTTTCGTCCGGACATGGGAGCCGTCCACGCATGCGCGACTCCAGTCGAGCTCGCCGGCCGTGTTCAGCTCGGCGAGCAGGAGGCGGTGCAACCGCTCGAAGACCCCGGCCTTCTGCCAGCGGTCCAAGCGCCGCCAGCAGGTCTGTCCAGAGCCGAATCCCAGCTCCAGGGGCAGAAGTTGCCAGGCGATGTCCTGGTGCAGGACGTACAAGATGCGCTGCAGACACAGCCGGTCCGGCACCGGCCTCGGCCCAGGCGACCGCTCCGGCCAAGGCGGCAGCCGTGGTTCGATCCGCACCCACAAGTCGTCATCCACGATCCACGGCCGAGTCGTCACACGACACGAACAGCTAGATCATCACATTGGTTACGTCCGACCAGGGCACCCCAACAAGATCTTGTTACGAGCTCATAGGCCTCGGTTAAGCGGACCTGCCCTCGTCCGTTTGTAACCTTGAAGTGTCGGCATGGATGCGAATGTGTGTTGTCTTTCCGTACAACCCTGCTTAAACGTCGGTTTCCTCACATGGCCTTCCGGAACTTGGCGTGCTGTTGTCCGTTTCCTGCCTGTTGACCTGTCGTTCTGGTGAGGCGTTAGTTACTCCTGGCTACTTTGTGAATCTTGTGGGCGGGGTGTGGCAGGGATGTGGACTCGGTTACGAGGTGGGCGAGAAGTGCTGCCCACAGCGAAGGTCCGGGCTGGGAGGCCTGGCAGAAGACGGGATCGCAGGGCCGTCGCGGGGATGACCGCGTTCGTGTGTGCGGCGGTGGTCGCGGCTCTGGTGCCTGGCCCGGTCGCCTCTGCGGCCGGGGACGATGCCGCTGATGTGCCGTTGTCGGAGGGGCAGAAGGCCCTCCAGGCGGCACAGGAGTCCGGCGAGCGGGTGGAGGTGACCGCAGAACGCGGGGAGCGCACCACGGTCTTCGCCAACCCGGACGGGGCGACGTTCACGCTGGAGGAGTCGTCGGTGCCGGTGCGGGTGGCGAAGCCCGGTGGAGGCTGGCAGGCGCCTGATCCCACGCTGGAGACGCGGTCCGATGGCTCCGTGGGACCGAAGGCGGCCTCCGCGGACATGTCCTTCTCCGGCGGTGGAGACGCGTCGCTGGCGCGGATCGAGGAGCAGGGCCGGTGGCTGGAGCTGGACTGGCCGGGTTCACTTCCCGAGCCTGAGCTGGACGGCTCCAGCGCGCTCTACCCCGAGGTGCTGCCGGGCGTCGATCTGAAGGTGACCGCGACAGCCGAGAGCTTCCAGCAGGTTCTGGTTGTGAAGACACCCAAGGCCGCCGAGAACGAAGAGCTCAAGAAGCTCAACTTCGGCCTTGAATCCGACGGCTTGGACGTGGTGGAGGGCGCCGCCGGCAACCTGGCGGCGCTGGACGACGACGGACAGGCCGTGTTCAAGGCGCCGCCGGCACAGATGTGGGACTCGGCGGGCCAGAGTGCTCCGCAGCCGAAAACGCAGCTGCTGCGGGCAGAGGCGGAGCAGCCCGAGCCCGCGGATCCGGCGGAGAGCGCGGCCTCCGGCACGGGTCTGGAGCCAGGGCAGGGCGACACGGTCACCCGTATGGATGTCCAGGTCCAAGAGGACGCGCTGACGGTTGTGCCTGACGCGCAGATGCTGGCCGAGACGGACGAGTCGGCCTTTCCGCTGTTCATCGACCCCACCATCACGTGGGGCGAGTCCGAACGGACGCTGCTGCGCAGCGACGGCTACGAGTCCTACGGTTGGGGCAACGGCAGCGACAACCTTGGTAAGGGCGTCGGTAAGTGCGGCTCCTGGAGCGGCTACTACTGCGGGCCGGGGTATGTGCAGCGGCTGTACTTCGAGTTCTCGCCGGCGAGCTTGAAGGGCAAGAAGGTCCTGGACGCCACGTTCCGGGTGACCGAGCCGTGGGCGTTCCAGTGCAGTCCTCGCTGGGTGGACCTGGTCCGCACGAACAACATCTCCTCCTCTACCACCTGGTCCTCACGGCCCAAAGAGCTGGACTGGATGGGCGACCGGTACGTTTCCGCCGGCCGTGGCTCGCTGTGCGACCCGGACTCGCCGGACGCGCCGATCGAGTTCAACGACAACCCGGAGGAGAGCAACGAGAACCTCACTCCCACCGTGGCGAGCTTTGCGGCCGGCAAGTTCTCCCGGCTCACCCTGGAATTGCGTGCGCACGACGAGGGCGACACCTCGGCGTGGAAGCGGTTCCGCAACGACGCGGTGCTTTCCGTGGACTTCGTCGGGCTGCCGAGCCAGCCGACCGGGATCGGGCTGGTGACAGGCTCGGGCACCGTGTGCGAGCGCTCGGAGGGCGACCCGGCGGTCGTCTCAGACCCCACTCCGACGCTGCGGGCGTACGCCCAGACCAAGTCCGGCGGCGAGAAGGAGGCCCAGCTGCGGGTCTACTTCGACTTGGACCACAAGAACAGCGACGGCACCTGGACGGACACCAATCCCGGCAACGGATCGACGCGTCCCTCCACCGGATACATCGGCGACGGCAAATCCACCACGCTGACCTGGTCGTCACTCACCGACGGCAAGCTGTACCGCTACCAGGCCTGGACGCACT comes from the Streptomyces sp. KMM 9044 genome and includes:
- the ltrA gene encoding group II intron reverse transcriptase/maturase, with the translated sequence MNTDALEFGLLKAERRVLEMQTKLHCWATDDRDRRFDDLFNLVADPAFLLVAWVRVRRNRGARSAGVDGQTARSVEDGQGVEAFLDEVRSDLKDRTFRPLPVRERMIPKPGTAKRRRLGIPTVRDRVVQASLKLVLEPIFEAYFLPCSYGFRPKRRAHDALAEAHHFAKNSYEWMVEGDIEACFDSIDHAALMGRVRRRVGDRRVLDLVKAFLKSGILSEAGQSKDTDSGTPQGGILSPLLANIALSVLDEFIAAGPGGPNSTQGQRARRRRQNLPNYRLFRYADDFLIAVTGTREQAEDMRTQVAEVLAPMGLRLSVEKTAITHIDEGLDFLGWRLQRHRKRGTQKHYVYLYPSKKALQAVKEKVKTLCRQDTNLPLAVVLHHLNPVLRGWTAYFRHGVSSATFQYLSAFTWRQVFGWLRRKHRRSNWKSLRRRYCAGRWWPADDEVVLFRCAKVRTNRYLYRGNKIPSPWPSGSTTAAAV
- a CDS encoding IS701 family transposase, translated to MWRAGCLESGHVRFGRRLGETRWWKHQQGAPSRPHQLAEWAGHATPDGLQYLLSRSRWDADRVRDDLQQYVADQLGHEDGVLIVDDTGFVKKGITSAGVQRQYSGTAGRTENCQIGVFAAYATSRGHALVDRDLYLPRSWTDDRDRCRAAHIPDDRAFATKNDLARDMIRRAHASPLRFRWVTADAAYGQDSRFRRFLEDDLKLHYVVAVPKSQQVHGPRIEDRIRREAPPEAWQRLSAGPGAKGERSYDWAGALLPVVEERDGDKPTRRRWMLARRSISKPDEIAYFLASAPLDATLADLARIAGCRWKIEECFQSAKNECGLDEYEVRRYTGWYRHITLAMLAHAFLAAMAAQEREKGAPTTTLPTSWTSRRPRSAVSWQLNPRTAPHAAATP
- a CDS encoding LamG-like jellyroll fold domain-containing protein, yielding MTAFVCAAVVAALVPGPVASAAGDDAADVPLSEGQKALQAAQESGERVEVTAERGERTTVFANPDGATFTLEESSVPVRVAKPGGGWQAPDPTLETRSDGSVGPKAASADMSFSGGGDASLARIEEQGRWLELDWPGSLPEPELDGSSALYPEVLPGVDLKVTATAESFQQVLVVKTPKAAENEELKKLNFGLESDGLDVVEGAAGNLAALDDDGQAVFKAPPAQMWDSAGQSAPQPKTQLLRAEAEQPEPADPAESAASGTGLEPGQGDTVTRMDVQVQEDALTVVPDAQMLAETDESAFPLFIDPTITWGESERTLLRSDGYESYGWGNGSDNLGKGVGKCGSWSGYYCGPGYVQRLYFEFSPASLKGKKVLDATFRVTEPWAFQCSPRWVDLVRTNNISSSTTWSSRPKELDWMGDRYVSAGRGSLCDPDSPDAPIEFNDNPEESNENLTPTVASFAAGKFSRLTLELRAHDEGDTSAWKRFRNDAVLSVDFVGLPSQPTGIGLVTGSGTVCERSEGDPAVVSDPTPTLRAYAQTKSGGEKEAQLRVYFDLDHKNSDGTWTDTNPGNGSTRPSTGYIGDGKSTTLTWSSLTDGKLYRYQAWTHSFYNGGKSHLSSTTSGWCYFKVDSTAPKAPKVTVGEPYSVCTATACAPGGGPNQPVKLSFAAATGDANNVSYQYKLSSDDAWSSELKGASVAKSITPERSGTYSVYVRAKDDVGRWGAQNTVDFLVAAGEGPIGRWHFDEADGVAADVETADGKDDATLGGGAVRDDRGRRGLITHDGEGIPLETPVTDRGLSLNGTSAYAQTSAPVIETRHAFTLSAWVRLDENDAYASVLSQRGPDGDPFAFFYSGTSKSWYFGIRKVDGAGYYGKPSVYPAQTGVWTHLAGTYDPAKSELRFYVDGRLQGGTVTTEGSWQSTEPLQFGRTQSGTSSYAWHFPGSIDEVAVWQSVLTGREIADEAQLLTSQGYAGAELVADWSAERGSGATISDTTSGYGKTLTLEGGASTDGESIVLDGVDDAATTPGPLVYDHSSFTVTTLAQLDGAELMAKDIGYIGQVLGQRTANGSAWGFWFELTGKDPDINVPLGKWHFGRLEADGTFSSVVSEDVAAVDSEVRLTGIYNSLKGTISLYLSHTQNGDDKAFTVELGSGDFAIGKSFAGGEWKHHLPARVHEVRLWAGAMASSEQIDNHIGD